ttatcaccaagttatatttttatctgacaacatgtttattaaattatttgtgcttcgaaaagtaattagtttttttgtattgtttttctagGCGTGATCTTTTAAAGTGGTTTGTCAGCAATCAACTTTCAGAGTATACCCATCTCTTTCAAGAGACTCAAGATGTGagattgtttttttctctcccatttgttttgttaagtttttgcataaaatcactggaaataatataataatagttaaacaaataatataattatatatatttaaaatagttaatctTAATTATATCATTTAGTAATCtgaatttcactttaaaatcttttttccattttatttgtactgaattttttttcttcatgtatcTAGATTGCATGGCTTGATAAAATTGACAAACGGTATCAGTGGTTGAAGAAACATTTGatagaatttgaagaaaaatttggtCGTATGTTTCCTCCTGATTGGGAAGTCAGCGAGCATATTGCTGTAGAGTTTTGCCATATAACAAGGcaagtaaattagtttttaatgaaactgtAAATCATACCTTTGTGTTCTTGCAGAATTTAATTACCCTTTAAAGATTTTTGACACTAAACTTATCCAGACgttgaatttttcttctttttttattcgtaTGTAAGGCCTATACCTATTGTGTTTgaatgattttctaaaattcatgcTTTTGGGAGAGTTGCAGTGATCTGTGTTGTATCAGAGGCGGCCCACAAACATCCTCTATTGCATCTTCtgtgaaatcatatttttcacccttgtgtatttaaaattcaaaataaggaaaaaaaaactttttgagattattttaattagaaaaattatttgagattaatttttattctataatatgatcagtaattaaatatttttgaattcttaacAATGTAGTATATTTAAGCTAATAAACGGTGAGAAGAATGTGAATTGTTCTCTTTGTTTTTGTTCAGATATcgagtttatattatttaattcattattatttttataaattgatttcgCATGGTTGAGAGTTTAatatgatattgattttcagaaataaaggtgataaattttttttgttgcaatttttaaaattatgaacaataatttcaaaacaataatttaaataatcttgtCGAATTTCAGGAGAGAGCTTGGAAAACTGATGTCTTCTCGTAGAGATGAATTAAATGTCCAATTATTGTTGTTTGCCATTCAAAAAACTACAAGTTTTGAATCTCTTTTGGCTCGTAGATACTCAGGTGTAACATTAGATTCTACAATTGTTcagcactttacaaaaaaagagGTAAGATGaagtaatgaattattattcaattgatGTTAAATAAATCCCTAATActaaaagtttcaataattcCATTACATAATTAGTAAATAACTAGTATATTAATATCATGATACATGATATGTTGTTAActaaaataagcataattatttttttattttagattatttgttgaaagaataatttccattattattaagCAATTCTAATTAATGATGAAtgattgaaagttttaataaaccCATGTAAGAAatctatttatttggttaatgtttaataaattttgcataattataattaatttaacttaatgtttATGTTGTGTTATGTTTATGTTGCTTTATGTTAAGaatttacttagaaaaaataataattatgtaaacaatGCTTAGATATTTTCAGTTCAgctttgttattaatttgaaaaaaaatcacaatttgtttgaaaaaagaagaaaaaattaataaaaatacttgtcacattttaagtattttcttttttctttttcttcaaacgCTGTTGGAAACTTGTAGAACCTAGTTTGTAGTCAATATGAATACCATGAGTATAAATGAATTTGGTAATTGATGTGTTGACATCAGAGCTTAAGAAATATGAACTATGAAAATTTAGGaacaaatttgcaaatattcaataaaaattttgcaacacTTACGTTTCTAGGCTTGAAAAACTATTCATACTGTTTGAAAATTACTGAATGAAATATGAGTTAAATTGATTTATACCTGTAAGGTTgcagggaatatttttttcatatataaatgaaattaagcacattttataaatgaaattttataaaatgtggctaatttttaattaactaattgattgaaaaaatggCAATCCGGTGACAACTAACAAACTTTTGATctccatttttatatttagtcacCATATGGTGACCCATATTTTTACCCCGTAGAGTTTAATATcgattttataacatttaaactagtgatttttaaaagaagtttttgttGTATCATATCTAGGATCTCTTTAAATTCTGGCTAACAATAGGTAAGTTCAACTGtgcaatgaaattttagtttttgaatcaCCCTATTTCTTAAATGATTAGTTCggattaaatttagttattttattttaatgtaggaTTAGGACACTTAGCATggggaattaaaaattagattgatGTGAATAAAAAGTGTTTAGAATACTTGAAGTTTTTCTAAATTCCTTAAATccatgttaaaataagtttaaattttttgtttatttacaatttagcattttatttaatatgtatattttaaagaagttgtaaaatttaaatttttttattataattgctatctaaaatgcattttcattcTCTGAAAATCCagtaattagtattttttttaattctagaaaTTGATATGTTCtctttgtttgatttttacATTATCAGGCCCATGTGTTgatagatttcttttaattgttttgaaactttCTATAGGGTCCTAATCCATTTGAAGATAATTATGACACAAATCCTTTTAAAGGCTAAAGTTTTCCAAAATTTCCGtgattaatattcttttttattctagaaGTTCATATGTTATTTCTTTGTTATGTACATAATCAGGCCATTCTGttgacaaatttatttgttgaaattttctatAGGGTCCTAATCCATTTGAAGATAATGATGACTCAAATCCTTTTAAAGAGGACATGAAAAAAGATGTGGATACACCATCATCAGATAAAAGTACTGCTGAAGAtgtaagtgtttttattttatttactttattgtatAAGTACTCTCTGAAAATGTAAACGTTTTTACATActtttcagaattataatttgCTGTATACAAAACTCTAAAGTTTTTGACATTAACTTCAACATTTTCGtcaattactgaaaattaaaacaataacattgttagaacataattaataataaaggtttttcaatacattgaatttgtatatgcatatatatcCTATATTTAATGTACACATTAAACATGGTATTCTAAGGaacttttattgataaatatgttgaaaatagtttttttcatatctcaatttcagaaatatgaatttgaaaaaatttcatcttttataaaaatgaaattcattaatttaacatGGATTGGATTTAATATTAGTTCTTTAGAGAATGGAAATGAGGTTTATGAGGAAAGATAATCCTATTAAGTAGtactataataatttcatataaataataataaaaaaaaaagactcacTTGTTATGGGGATAATTAAAAATGGAGCAAATCCACCAGTAtcttcaatattattataaagtttaagctcaatattaaaatgtaaataatttctgagATATTTGctcagatttttataaattgaaggTATAAATTTAAAGGACAATAAAtggaatgatttatttttatttatatatgctGATATTTAGCTGGCAAGACACTAatcttaatgaattttttgtagTAAACCATAATGATAGTAATAATTTTGGATGTAAAAGGAGAAACATAGAAAATGTGtttaggcaatttttttaaaattttttattctctggAACTAGAATAATTTTACTGTTGCAAATTTGAAGATAGTCTTTTTTTGTTAGTTGGTggcatggaaaaattattatcattatttttttttataattcagtttttCTCATTATAATCAAATTTGCTTCTGATAGTAATTTTCTTCCAACAAGtactgaaaattattgaaatttgagaTAATccaatgttattataaaaaaaaataatctacttCTGGTTATGAaggcagaaatttattttaaattttacaaattcaattctcaaacaaaaattattttttcccctcagaCATCTATTGTTAAAGTCAGTAATCCATTCCAAGGCATTATATCCAGATGTTTTGAACCAcatcttaatatttatgttgAATACCAAGACAGGTTGGTTTTAAGTTCGTTGTatcctcttttttaaaatttcattattgttttattttaatgttaaaaagtgtactatgttaaaattatgtgtgtaaaatattttatagaaatcttGCCCAGTTAATGGATCAATTTGTTGAAGATATGCAGAAAGCGGAACTTCCAAAACCAGAAATAGATCGAGCTAACGTTTTGCCATCCTGTGCagaactttttgttttttacaaaaaatgcctAGTGCAATGTTCTCAATTGAGTATTGGACAGCCAATGTTGGCCTTGACTGCTACATTCCAGAAGTATCTTCGAGAATATGCTCAAAGGGTTTTGCAGAATAGTTTACCAaagtaattattacaaattatagaattcagaaaatatagTTTCTAGTATTTTTAGAATAGTGTAAACGTTTACTTGTAGAACTCATATTAGCCcattgaaagtgaaaaaaattatttttaaaatgaagtataagaataataaaaaataagtttttttgagAAGatgtaatatgttaaaaattattatcaatctgttttttatgaaagatatgTAATGGGGACCCACCCGGTCGAAGAAATTCTCCTGCATGGCAGCAGGCTCTGTAGATAATTATAGCATCCGTAGAttgtttttcaactattattttatttcttaaaagcaaacaaaaaatttttaaaaaatgtgagatttatttttaaaacgtctttaaatttgttttgattaaaaatttgaaagctgaATTTAGGAAGCACAGCAAAGAACGAaagtaagtgttttttttctgttacttgaTTACAGGCTTAactgaatagattttttttagtatcattgaatgaaattcaacttaaatttaaacaacatcAAGCTTATATGCGCAACGATTTGCatacttgcaaattttgctaCCTGTATGTTAAATTATGCTGTATTttgtacaataataatatttgcctGTCTGCAATGAGGTTCCAGacaaatttacatttatgaaaatagtgCTGTAAGTTCACTTCGCAAATTCTGCTTCCGGAATGACCACCGCAAAATATTACTTatggaaaatttatatttaattgaaatcctTTCTAATAGATAATATAAGATAAGATTAAATAGATAACATAAGCGTGATCGATAAAATAAGACAATGTTTCCCCCATCTTAATTGACCaccagtttttacttttttatgagtCATTGCAATCCTAACACTTtgtttaacaatgtttttttctattgttcatttttttttgtttcagatcTCACCCAActagtttgtttatttaataatgaattgtcaattatttttatctttattagcagtaatattttatataaaaatcagtttttatcttttaactgGCATTGTACTCAGTTTTAACAAATAACATAGCCTTACATgtgtaacaataataatagctctgctattttataatgatttataaatggCATTTAAAAGGGCATTAGAGTATGCTTTTTTATTCAAGCACAGTAAGagtctaaaaatacatataacttTCCAAGCATTTTTTACACCATTGTCCTTGATGTTATACTGACTGCATGAATACTATCTCTCAccctctctctctttttttcttcttttttttaaacacaaaataattaataattcttaaaataatttcttttttgtatgcATTTCGGGAAATTGTTGCCAATTTGcaacacattttttctttttaatttttaaaaaaaaatgtattgtttttatttctcaatacgttttaaaatttctcacttGAACCCGGAAAGCATATTGAATATGCTATTATTAAGGTAgaatattattctatattagaatattattctagattattttttgcttttttgaattctccttttttgttgatattttgtaAGCTTCATCCTATTTAGAGtgtttattaagatatttttccatttaattagctgaaaatttttttaattatgttttcctactgtttttgtattttagagTTGGAAATGTTACTACTTCTACcaatttaattcaaagtttattGAAAGAGGGTGAAATAACTAAGTTCAGCCCAGCAGAACAAATAAAAGTGTGCAGTATTTTGACCACTGCAGATTATTGTTTGGAAACGACTCTGCAGGtctgttttgaaaaatcaataacatatgttataaatttaatattcttctaTTGTACTAaataataagacttttttttaaaatttcattcagcAATCATGCATACAATGTGTCAtagaaaatggattttttatttaccagaatcaattttgaacctaaaaacccaatttcataatttatgaaatcttaatcatacttaattaaaagagtaatcatatgtaattaaaatcataatttagaaaagcttagcaaaaataattcatttaaagcattatttttgttttatgagaCTAATATAAATTTCGGTCAAATAATTATAtctaataattcttttcataagCGTGAAATTTCCTCTAAGAAGCTAAGTTATTATTGAaggttaataatttgttttcttttttgttcaatcTGAAAACTGATTATTTGCTGAAGTGATACCAAAAAATTATgggttatttatatttagccattttggtttcatttaaaaattattttgtttaatattttatttttattgcattgaaaaaaaaatccacttgtgttatgaaattaacaaattctTGAAATGTACtcaattaagcatttttttacatttaaaaaagaataaattaatacttaattttgaaatttaggtCTAAAACTTTTGATGTTTGtactttattaaatgttttcttttttcttttagttggAAAGCAAACTGAAGGAAAAAGTTGACCCAACCCTGGCTAATCAGATCAATCTTGTTTCTGAGCAAGATGTGTTTCATAAGTAATGATTAAATCCTAAATTTTTGTCATTGTAATTCTAATATGATATGTGTTTGGAGACACAATTTAAGTTAGTCTTCATTACATTTATTGCAGCagtctttttgtttaaataatttgctaaaaatatttatgtattgcaGTGTGATATCTAATTGCATCCACCTTCTTGTACAAAATCTTGAACTTGCATGTGAGCCTGCATTAACGGCCATGAATAAGGTAAATAAAAGTACTGGTCTTCATCTTTATATTTGTTACTTCCTTACTCATAAGGTGGAGGGGGAGGGGGATAGTAAATAGAAATGTTATTTGAGGGATTTCTTTCTGTATGGCTGAAACagcagagaatttttttttttttgcacttttgcAATTATAGTCGTTCAATTCTagacaaatttaataatcttaaaacagCATTTGTGTAAAAGTCATCTGGAGGAAATTTTATGCTATGTGttgttatttaattctatttgtgTTAATTTGTTTGTGTTAATTTCATTACACATAAAGGTATAATgttttaaagtcaaaaatatattacaaattggAATTATTCTCTAGTTCTCTAAGTTTTAAAGGGCACCCATAAATCATGATGTTTAGTGTCTCTTAGGAgtgttattttcatataaaataaatcaaagtttttaataatagtatcccttagaataatatatattaccAGATATCTAGAGATCATATGTAGAGACCAGAGAGGAAGAGAGAGAtattctaaaattcaaatttttctttagtgaTTTTTCATAggaataaactaaaatttgattttagcaattaaaccatttgtttaattttagtaatttataaatgattgaaGTGTTTGTCATGTGCCATCATTGTTTCATATTTGAAGAATTTGGAGAAAGAAACAATGTATCAAGTAACTCTAAAAAAAATggaggaaatttttattaaaaaaaaattggataactTAAAGCTCATCTAGATGCCACTTTGCTAACGCAATTGTTTCTTTTACAATTCACATTGGCATAGTCCATTTCCTTTTTGCAATTATTGCAAAATCACGATAAAACCCAAtatttctggaaatttttttctctaaacatATCCTTTGTTTCCCAAGCTGgttcaccatttaaaaaaaagttgattgtTACAAAATGCTATCGatgtgtaataaatttatttccatttgcCAAAACTTTACATGATAAATGTTTTATCACttcaaaaactttaatgaaaaaaataattaatttcaacttctttttaattttcatagtgATAAGAGAGTTTACTCTCTCATTTGAAGTTAAATACCAGTTACTTTTATGCTGAATCATTAAATAATgccatttttaataagaaattaagtttttaaacaatgctctgttattttattttttacaacttataaaatagagttgtattgtttttaatctatgttctagataataaaattttcaagagctgtaaaattgtaaaacagtgaagtatagatatttttttaactcctgAAAACTGGAATGAGAAGTTCGCCATTTGACTCTCATTTGAAAAGGTCAAATTTGGGTGGAAATTATGAaaaggtcaatttttttttgtctttatcatagtataaaaaaaagatttcatttagttttgttaaaaaatacacaaataagtataaataaacattcatagaaactttgaatttaattaactttgaaagaatttaaagttaactgactaaaactttttaagagttTGTAACTCAATAGGAAGGGGATTTTTTACCCTGTTTTCAAGCTTTAGTTACATAACTGGTCAGCTGTCtgcataaaacttattttttccctGCCAAGTCAAGTAATTGTGTTTTAAACaggaaaatgctttttttttaaacagctttaAGCCGTTACTTAACAGTCTTAATTCACTAACATGTTACattgattaaaatctttttaggCTTCACTTTTCATTTATCTAATTTGtcttgaagaaaaatttgcttgttAGGATTGTTTGAAGTTTTAGCAatataatttcgtttttatataaatatgtagtgttaacttattttttcatcaatgtTCAGATTCAGTGGGCTGCTTTTGAAGCTGTTGGGGATGAGAGTAGTTATGTCACAGCAATAACAGCACATCTTAGACAAACCTTGCCTCTACTTCGAGATAATTTGTCAACATCtaggaaatattttactaaattttgtatgaattttgCAAAGTAAGTTTTTCTCGATTAATTTGGAAACTTATCAAATCATGTAGTGCTCATACTATTgcatataaatttctttaaaaaaatttaatttaatttttatttaaatgttattgcgATGCAAAGTAAAATTAGTTGTTAGCATTGATTTAAGTAACAGTAACGAATTTGGGAAGATCATAATTGTGCTTCTTTTCATCTgttcatttaacaaaatataaattagtaaaataagttttttgttgttgttgtttttaaatgaaataaatttaaatgaattaaaatgctttaagtTTTTACAGACACAAATAAAAAGGACCctaaaaattatcttgttaattaccatatttatattaaataagtttgCTATAAAGCATGTTTAATGACCAAAATTGATATTCAACTTATACtgatatatactttttaatgaggcttaaaatattttataagtagtaTAGGCTATTAATgaatagtataataattttgttttttagtatgTAAGAGGCTTAACTTAtgaaataatcagaaaaatttaataatattctagctcaaattgaataatttgtaTGATTTTAGGAATTCTACTGTATTGTTATACAGTACAAAGACTCATAACGGGATGTCCACATCTATGTTACCTACTTTACAGacactttttaacaaacaaaacttttttataaacattttttttaatgtttgcaatCTGACAGAATGACAGTGTAAgtgtaagaaatttatttatttattttttttaaaagtttcttgcTGCTACTTCAATATTTTGCCTCAATAAGCAATCTAAAAGAGTTGTTGAAAGGACAAGAgttgttaaagaaaaacaagCTTTGGgggaactttaaatattaatgaagttCAATATTAATTGTGTTTGAAAAGAACACCTGCTGACCAGATTTGTCTTGTTTTAAGTTATAATgttttcattagaaaatataCTCAATTTTGGTGactactttttaaatgttaattttatctgaTTATTTGCATTGCTAATTCTTTATATCATAAGGGGAAAATTGTATctttttgctaattaatatatatttatattttatatttttattagttaatgaaaataatcaaaatgtgAACAAAGGAGATTTACTCtcagaattcttatttttagttattatttgtgATGAtggaataaatttgtaaatttaatatggATATATACTTTCAATAATTCATCAATATAGTTAACAAT
Above is a window of Parasteatoda tepidariorum isolate YZ-2023 chromosome 5, CAS_Ptep_4.0, whole genome shotgun sequence DNA encoding:
- the LOC107445900 gene encoding vacuolar protein sorting-associated protein 53 homolog isoform X1; the protein is MDFNDDLIEDDNLNSQIEFPAEVQNAIEQVLPSTDPLDHPDFNAVDYINKLFPTEQSLSNIDDVTGRMKMKIRQLDDEIRSVVRGQTSVGQDGRQALEEAQKAIKQLFARIKDIKDKAEKSEHMVKEITRDIKQLDHAKRHLTASILTLNQLHMLVDGVEKLQMLVKKRQYGEIANLLQGVTNVLDHFQKYMGIPQIAHLSEKSQHIKAELTEQITNDFYNAFSGPSSKHFVANQQLAEACLVVSILEPKVKRDLLKWFVSNQLSEYTHLFQETQDIAWLDKIDKRYQWLKKHLIEFEEKFGRMFPPDWEVSEHIAVEFCHITRRELGKLMSSRRDELNVQLLLFAIQKTTSFESLLARRYSGVTLDSTIVQHFTKKEGPNPFEDNDDSNPFKEDMKKDVDTPSSDKSTAEDTSIVKVSNPFQGIISRCFEPHLNIYVEYQDRNLAQLMDQFVEDMQKAELPKPEIDRANVLPSCAELFVFYKKCLVQCSQLSIGQPMLALTATFQKYLREYAQRVLQNSLPKVGNVTTSTNLIQSLLKEGEITKFSPAEQIKVCSILTTADYCLETTLQLESKLKEKVDPTLANQINLVSEQDVFHNVISNCIHLLVQNLELACEPALTAMNKIQWAAFEAVGDESSYVTAITAHLRQTLPLLRDNLSTSRKYFTKFCMNFANSFIPKFICHLFKCKPVSPIGAEQLLLDTHMLKTILLDLPSLGSVSMRKPPPMYTKIVVKGMTKAEMILKVVMAPHEKESFVDDYIKFLPESDITEFQKVLDMKGLKRSEINSLTEIFRSHQPSLPSTGHQQEHDIISTPTISNTPEHESSRIKKLEKLIKRL
- the LOC107445900 gene encoding vacuolar protein sorting-associated protein 53 homolog isoform X2; this encodes MKMKIRQLDDEIRSVVRGQTSVGQDGRQALEEAQKAIKQLFARIKDIKDKAEKSEHMVKEITRDIKQLDHAKRHLTASILTLNQLHMLVDGVEKLQMLVKKRQYGEIANLLQGVTNVLDHFQKYMGIPQIAHLSEKSQHIKAELTEQITNDFYNAFSGPSSKHFVANQQLAEACLVVSILEPKVKRDLLKWFVSNQLSEYTHLFQETQDIAWLDKIDKRYQWLKKHLIEFEEKFGRMFPPDWEVSEHIAVEFCHITRRELGKLMSSRRDELNVQLLLFAIQKTTSFESLLARRYSGVTLDSTIVQHFTKKEGPNPFEDNDDSNPFKEDMKKDVDTPSSDKSTAEDTSIVKVSNPFQGIISRCFEPHLNIYVEYQDRNLAQLMDQFVEDMQKAELPKPEIDRANVLPSCAELFVFYKKCLVQCSQLSIGQPMLALTATFQKYLREYAQRVLQNSLPKVGNVTTSTNLIQSLLKEGEITKFSPAEQIKVCSILTTADYCLETTLQLESKLKEKVDPTLANQINLVSEQDVFHNVISNCIHLLVQNLELACEPALTAMNKIQWAAFEAVGDESSYVTAITAHLRQTLPLLRDNLSTSRKYFTKFCMNFANSFIPKFICHLFKCKPVSPIGAEQLLLDTHMLKTILLDLPSLGSVSMRKPPPMYTKIVVKGMTKAEMILKVVMAPHEKESFVDDYIKFLPESDITEFQKVLDMKGLKRSEINSLTEIFRSHQPSLPSTGHQQEHDIISTPTISNTPEHESSRIKKLEKLIKRL